The Camelina sativa cultivar DH55 chromosome 14, Cs, whole genome shotgun sequence genome includes a window with the following:
- the LOC104738972 gene encoding pre-mRNA-processing factor 19 homolog 1-like, with amino-acid sequence MNCAISGEVPEVPVVSKKSGLLYEKRLIERHISDYGKCPVTGEPHTLEDIVPIKTGKIVKPKALHAASIPGLLGAFQTEWDSLILSNFSLEQQLHTARQELSHALYQHDAACRVIARLKNERDESRQLLAEAERQLPAVPEASTANAALSNGKRAMDDGEQGPDAKKMRLGISAEVITELTDCNAALSQQRKKRQIPKTLASIDALEKFTQLSSHPLHKTNKPGIFSMDILHSKDIIATGGIDTTAVLFDRPSGQILSTLTGHSKKVTSIKFVGDADLVLTASSDKTVRIWGSSEDGNYSCRHTLKDHSAEVRAVTVHATNKYFVSASLDSTWCFYDLSSGLCLAQVTDGSDEVDYTAAAFHPDGLILGTGTAQSIVKIWDVKSQANVAKFGGHTGAITSVSFSENGYFLATAALDGVRLWDLRKLKNFRTFDFPDANSVEFDHSGSYLGIAASDIRVFQTASVKAEWNPIKTLPDMSGTGKATCVKFGPDSKYIAVASMDRNLRIFGLPGDDNTEDSAQDS; translated from the exons TATGGGAAATGCCCGGTTACTGGTGAACCACATACCCTTGAGGACATTGTTCCCATCAAAACTGGCAAG ATCGTAAAACCGAAAGCATTACACGCAGCTAGCATCCCTGGATTGCTTGGAGCGTTCCAGACT GAATGGGATAGTTTGATACTTTCAAATTTTTCGCTGGAACAACAACTGCATACTGCAAGGCAAGAGCTAAGTCATGCTTTGTATCAG CACGATGCTGCTTGCCGTGTGATTGCTAGGCTTAAAAACGAAAGAGACGAATCACGCCAGTTGCTCGCTGAGGCTGAAAGGCAGTTACCTGCAGTCCCCGAAGCTTCCACAGCGAATGCTGCTCTTAGTAATGGCAAAAGAG CTATGGATGATGGTGAACAGGGGCCTGATGCCAAGAAAATGCGTCTTGGAATTTCGGCTGAAGTTATCACAGAACTGACAGATTGTAATGCTGCTCTTTCTCAGCAACGTAAAAAGAGACAG ATCCCTAAAACATTGGCTTCAATTGATGCTCTGGAGAAGTTCACCCAACTCTCAAGCCACCCACTTCACAAGACCAACAAACCTGGCATTTTTTCAATGGACATCCTACATTCTAAG GATATCATTGCTACAGGAGGAATTGATACAACTGCCGTTCTCTTTGATCGTCCTTCAGGACAAATTTTATCAACGTTGACTGGTCATTCAAAGAAG GTTACAAGCATTAAGTTTGTTGGTGACGCTGATCTTGTGTTGACTGCTTCATCAGACAAG ACAGTCCGTATCTGGGGAAGTTCTGAGGATGGGAACTATTCGTGTAGACATACATTAAAAGATCACTCTGCAGAG GTGCGAGCTGTAACTGTCCACGCAACGAATAAATACTTTGTGTCGGCATCTCTTGACAGTACATGGTGCTTTTATGATCTGTCCTCCGGTTTATGCCTTGCTCAG GTGACAGATGGTTCCGATGAGGTGGATTACACGGCTGCTGCTTTTCATCCCGATGGTCTCATTCTTGGAACTGGTACCGCTCAGTCTATTGTTAAGATTTGGGATGTAAAAAGTCAG GCAAATGTGGCAAAGTTTGGTGGACACACTGGGGCAATCACCTCTGTGTCATTCTCTGAGAACGGTTATTTCCTTGCG aCTGCTGCACTAGATGGTGTTAGGTTGTGGGACTTGCGCAAGTTAAAGAACTTCCGAACATTTGACTTTCCAGATGCAAACTCGG TGGAGTTCGACCACAGTGGATCTTATCTTGGCATTGCTGCTTCAGATATAAG AGTATTCCAAACAGCTAGTGTAAAAGCAGAATGGAACCCAATCAAGACTCTTCCCGATATGTCCGGTACAG GTAAAGCAACATGTGTTAAGTTTGGACCCGACTCCAAATACATAGCAGTCGCTTCAATGGACCGTAATCTCAGGATATTTGGTTTACCTGGCGATGACAATACCGAAGATTCTGCACAAGATTCATGA
- the LOC104743142 gene encoding uncharacterized protein LOC104743142, translating to MTLIPVTTPPIGVDFDEEAADRDEFHMDKLATDFTETEELIRHNVYPESDDEAEESVRSDAARRGCGIVRGDGSMYKRSLYNGITFKECVLDYALASRCNLKQYRYDRDRIGFKCVGAKGKCMWKVYAASLHNDSMWRITLYMNKHICVPNGECEMFKVQVIARLFLDKIREEPEYYMPLKMEQTIMEKWKISVTRGQCQAARRKDLGWIELEYDTQFERLRDYGAEILEANQGSVVEIDTVKNDAGQDVFKRFYVCFDVLRRTWKKSCRPLIGVDGCFLKEKIKGQLLVALGRDADNAIYPIAWCVVQVENTDNWSWFVNRLKIDLELGDGDGYIMVSDRQKGLIKAVELELPKIEHRKCVRHIYGNLKKNHLNKKRLKKLFWDLAWCYNRHSTRLTAIVRMLKKTLSSPSIIQSTRQEKPFVAMLEAVRRLAMVRIAKRSELSHSHEGICTSYVKRFLAEEHKAASQCFVYPSTNGAYEVYLGYDKHIVCLNERTCTCMKFQICGIPCEHAYELIMKKTLEAEDYVCQWFRTFKWRENYTDGIVPQRGPRYWPCTGGETVCPPPRPNDEKVDKKRKKGAHKSPTKKQPKQKKRIMHCGICGAADHNCKYHEKTKKKNTTHDGTQVESSQGCMTQEK from the exons ATGACGTTAATTCCCGTTACTACTCCGCCTATTGGAGTAGATTTCGACGAAGAAGCTGCGGATCGAGATGAATTTCATATGGACAAGTTGGCAACAGATTTTACGGAGACGGAGGAATTGATTCGCCATAACGTGTACCCAGAAAGCGACGATGAGGCTGAGGAAAGTGTTCGTAGTGATGCTGCGAGAAGGGGGTGTGGAATCGTTCGTGGTGATGGTTCGATGTACAAAAGGAGCCTCTACAATGGAATCACTTTTAAAGAGTGTGTTCTCGACTATGCACTGGCAAGCAGATGTAACCTGAAGCAATACAGGTATGATAGGGATAGAATCGGTTTTAAGTGTGTTGGTGCTAAGGGGAAATGCATGTGGAAAGTGTATGCCGCATCTCTTCACAATGACTCGATGTGGAGGATTACACTCTACATGAACAAGCATATTTGTGTACCTAATGGAGAGTGTGAAATGTTTAAGGTCCAAGTCATAGCTAGGTTATTTCTTGATAAGATTAGAGAAGAACCAGAATATTACATGCCTTTGAAGATGGAGCAGACAATAATGGAGAAGTGGAAGATATCAGTTACTAGGGGTCAATGTCAAGCTGCTAGGAGAAAGGATTTGGGATGGATAGAGCTTGAATATGACACTCAGTTTGAACGGCTCAGAGACTATGGGGCTGAGATATTGGAAGCAAATCAAGGTTCTGTTGTAGAGATTGATACGGTGAAGAACGATGCTGGACAAGATGTGTTTAAGCGATTCTATGTTTGCTTTGATGTTCTTAGAAGAACATGGAAAAAATCATGCAGACCACTAATAGGAGTTGATGGTTGTTTCTTGAAAGAAAAGATCAAGGGACAGTTGCTGGTTGCTTTAGGGAGAGATGCTGATAATGCTATTTACCCAATAGCTTGGTGTGTTGTTCAAGTTGAGAACACGGATAATTGGTCATGGTTTGTGAATAGGCTGAAGATTGACTTGGAATTAGGTGATGGGGATGGTTACATTATGGTGTCTGATCGACAAAAG ggGTTGATTAAGGCGGTTGAGTTAGAGTTACCAAAGATTGAGCATCGAAAATGTGTTAGGCACATTTATGGCAATCTAAAGAAGAATCATTTGAATAAGAAGCGGCTGAAGAAACTCTTCTGGGATCTAGCTTGGTGCTACAACA GGCATTCCACAAGATTGACAGCTATTGTGAGGATGTTGAAAAAAACTCTATCGAGTCCTTCAATAATACAATCAACAAGGCAAGAGAAACCATTTGTGGCCATGTTGGAAGCTGTACGAAGGCTTGCCATGGTTCGGATTGCTAAACGGTCTGAACTATCTCATTCACACGAAG GGATATGCACTTCATATGTGAAACGTTTCTTGGCTGAAGAGCATAAGGCAGCTTCTCAGTGCTTTGTATATCCCAGCACAAATGGAGCTTATGAAGTGTACCTGGGATATGACAAACACATAGTTTGTTTGAATGAAAGAACTTGTACCTGCATGAAGTTTCAGATATGTGGAATCCCCTGCGAGCATGCTTATGAACTGATAATGAAGAAGACATTGGAAGCTGAAGACTACGTGTGTCAATGGTTCCGAACTTTCAAGTGGAGGGAGAATTACACGGATGGGATTGTTCCACAAAGAGGTCCACGCTATTGGCCTTGCACTGGAGGAGAAACTGTCTGCCCACCACCAAGGCCGAATGATGAAAAGGtagacaagaagaggaagaagggtGCTCATAAGTCACCTACCAAGaagcaaccaaaacaaaagaaaagaatcatgcaTTGTGGGATATGTGGTGCAGCTGACCATAACTGTAAGTACCACGAGAAGACCAAAAAGAAGAATACTACACAC GATGGAACTCAAGTGGAATCTTCTCAAGGTTGTATGACTCAAGAGAAGTAA
- the LOC104738973 gene encoding cysteine-rich repeat secretory protein 3-like: protein MGLSISSISTILMMCLLLPDLNVVVVESATTEYTTLIYKGCAKQEFSDPSGLYSQALSAMFGSLVSQSTKTRFYKTTTGTSTTTITGLFQCRGDLSNHDCYNCVSRLPVLSDKLCGKTIASRVQLSGCYLLYEVAGFSQISGMEMLFKTCGKSNIAGTGFAERRDTAFGVMQNGVVSGHGFYATTYESVYVLGQCEGDVGDTDCSGCVKNALEKAQVECGSAISGQIYLHKCFIAYSYYPNGVPRRSSSSSSSSSSSSSSGSSNSDSSSSTGATGKTVAIIVGGAAGVGFLVICLLFAKNLMRKKHDDY, encoded by the exons atgGGTCTTTCAATCTCATCCATCAGCACCATCTTGATGATGTGTCTGCTGCTTCCAGATCTCAATGTCGTCGTAGTAGAATCTGCAACAACGGAATACACAACCTTAATCTACAAAGGATGTGCAAAACAGGAATTCTCAGATCCATCTGGTTTATACTCACAAGCACTCTCTGCTATGTTCGGCTCACTTGTATCTCAGTCAACTAAAACCAGATTCTACAAGACCACAACAGGAACAAGCACTACCACAATCACTGGTCTGTTCCAGTGTAGAGGAGATTTAAGCAATCATGACTGTTACAACTGTGTCAGTCGTCTTCCTGTTCTCTCCGACAAGCTCTGTGGCAAAACCATTGCCTCTAGAGTTCAGCTCTCCGGCTGTTATCTTCTCTATGAAGTCGCTGGCTTTTCTCAAATTTCAG GGATGGAGATGCTGTTCAAGACATGTGGGAAGAGCAACATCGCCGGAACAGGGTTCGCAGAGAGAAGGGACACGGCGTTTGGGGTGATGCAAAACGGCGTCGTCTCCGGCCACGGGTTCTACGCAACGACTTACGAATCTGTCTACGTTTTAGGACAATGCGAAGGAGATGTGGGAGACACTGATTGCAGCGGATGCGTCAAGAACGCACTCGAGAAAGCTCAGGTGGAATGTGGAAGCGCAATCTCCGGTCAAATTTATCTACACAAGTGCTTCATCGCTTATAGCTATTACCCTAATGGTGTCCCTagaagatcttcttcttcttcttcgtcttcttcttcttcctccagcTCTGGTTCTTCAAATTCAGATTCTTCGTCTTCTACAG GAGCAACAGGGAAGACGGTGGCAATAATAGTAGGAGGAGCAGCTGGTGTTGGCTTTCTTGtcatttgtttgctttttgCCAAAAACTTGATGAGGAAGAAACATGACG ACTATTGA